DNA from Oceanibaculum indicum P24:
CCGGCAATACCGGCCTGGGGCTGGCACTGGTCGCGGCACAGAAGGGCTACAAGCTGCTGCTCATCATCCCGGACAAGATGAGCCAGGAGAAGATCAACCATCTGCGCGCGCTGGGGGCGGAGATCGTCATGACCCGCTCCGATGTCGGGCGCGGTCATCCGGCCTATTACCAGGACATGGCGGAGCGGTTGGAGAAGGAGATTCCCGGCGGCTTCTGGGTGAACCAGTTCGCCAACCCGGCCAACCCGCTGGCGCACGAGACCGGCACCGGTCCGGAAATCTGGGCGCAGATGGATGGCGACATGGATGCGATGGTCTGCGGCGTCGGCTCCGGCGGCACGCTGTCCGGGCTGGGACGCTACTTCAAGAAGACCGCACCCCATGTCGAGATGGTGCTGGCCGACCCCAAGGGCTCGATCCTGGCCGAGGCCAGCCGGTCGGGCCATATCGGCGAGGCCGGCTCCTGGCTGGTCGAGGGCATCGGCGAGGATTTCATTCCGCCAAACTGCGACCTCGACCTGGTCGGCAGCGCCATCACCATCGATGACCGGGAGGCCTTCGCCACGGTGCGCGAGTTGCTGATGAAGGAAGGCATCCTGGCCGGCACCTCTTCGGGCACGCTGATCGCCGCCGCCCTGCGCTACTGCCGCGCCCAGACCACGCCGAAGCGTGTCGTCACCTTCGTCTGCGACAGCGGCAACAAGTACCTCTCCAAGGCCTATAATGATTTCTGGCTGCAGGATCAGGGGCTGACCGCCCGCGAAAAGACCGGCGATCTGCGCGACCTGATCGCCCGGCAGGCGGTGCGCGGCGAGGTGATCAGCGTGGAGCCGGGCGACACGCTGCTGACCGCCTATGGCCGCATGCGGCTCTACGATATCTCGCAGCTGCCGGTGCTGGCCGATGGGCGCCTTGCCGGCATCCTCGACGAAAGCGACCTGCTGCTGGCGACGCACGACAACCCGGACGGCTTCCGGCGGCCGGTGTCGGGGGCCATGACCAGCCGGCTGGAAACCGTCGCGCCCACCGCGAAAATCGCCGACCTGATGCCGATCTTCCGCAAGGACCATGTCGCCATCGTGGTCGAAGGCGAGAAATTCCTCGGCCTCATCACCAAGGTCGATCTCATCAACCATCTCCGTCAATCGGTGGCCTGAACGATGACCCAGAACAAGACCAACCGCGCCGGCTTCGGCACGCGCGCCATCCATGCCGGCCAGGAGCCGGACCCGACAACCGGCGCCATCATGGTGCCGATCTACGCCACCTCGACCTATGTGCAGCAGAGCCCCGGCGTGCATAAGGGCTACGAATATTCGCGCAGCCAGAACCCGACGCGCATGGCGCTGGAAGCCTGCGTCGCCGATCTGGAAAATGGCGAGGCGGGATTCGCCTTCGCCTCCGGCCTTGCCGCCATGGGCACGGTGCTGGAGCTGCTGGACAGCGGCAGCCATGTCATCGCCATGGACGATCTCTATGGCGGCTCCTACCGGCTGTTCGAGAATGTGCGCAAGCGCTCGGCCGGGCTGGAATTCTCCTTCGTCGACCTGTCCGACCCGGCGGCGCTGGAAGCCGCAATCCGGCCGAACACCAAGATGGTCTGGGTCGAAAGCCCGACCAACCCGATGCTGCGGCTGGCGGATTTCCAGGCGATTGCCACCATGGCGAAGAAGCACGGCCTCATCGCGGTGGCCGACAACACCTTCGCCTCGCCCTATGTGCAGAAACCGCTGGATCACGGTTTCGACATCGTCATCCATTCGATGACCAAGTATCTGAATGGCCATTCCGACATGGTGGGCGGCGTCGCCGTAGTACGCGAGGGCAGCCCGCACCGCCAGCCTCTGGCCTATCTGCAGAACGCCATCGGCTCGGTTGCCGGACCATTCGACAGCTTCCTGGCACTGCGCGGGCTGAAGACGCTGCATCTGCGCATGGAGCGGCACTGCGCCAACGCGCTGGCCATCGCGCAATGGCTGGAGGCCCACCCGAAGATCGAGAAGGTGGTCTATCCCGGTCTTGCCAGCCATCCGCAGCACGAGTTGGCGAAGCGGCAGATGATCGGCGGCTTTGGCGGCATCGTCACCGCCGTCATCAAGGGCGGGCTCGACGAGAGCCGGCGCTTCCTGGAGCGCACCAAGCTGTTCGCCCTGGCCGAGAGCCTGGGCGGTGTTGAAAGCCTGATCGAGCATCCGGCGATCATGACGCATGCCTCGATCCCGCCGGACATCCGCGCTGAACTCGGCATTTCCGACGGGCTGGTGCGGCTCTCCGTCGGCGTCGAGGATCTGACCGACCTGCTCGCCGATCTGGAAAACGCGCTGGCTTAGGAAGGACGTCTTTCTCCACCCGTCACCCCCGCACTCGTTGCGGGGGTCCAGGTTTCCGCTTGCTGGATCATCTGTCGAGCGGGCTGAACCCTGGATTCCCGGCACAAGGCCGGGAATGACAGCCAGTGCGTAGTGGCGACAGACTATGGGGGTCCTGCCCCCTCACCCGGCTCGCTGGCGCTCACCACCCTCTCCCGCAAGGGGGAGAGAGTTTTAATCGCGTTCTCATTTTCTCTTTCCCTCTCCCCCGGAGGGAGAGGGTTACGAAGCCTTGTGAGCGAAGCGAACTAGGCGCAGCTGGGTGAGGGGGATTGGAGGGATACCTGTTCGCCCCCCTCTCCGCCCGGAACAGGGCAGGCGCGCGGAGATGATGGTTGCGCGCAAGGCAAAGCGGGTTCTTACTGAAAAAAACGCCCGCATTCTCAAGATTCAACGCCAATGCCGCCTTCTTCCACCAGCCGCACGCAAGCCGTCTGGGTCGCCCTGTCGCCGCTGCTCTTCACCTTCCTGTGGAGCACCGGCTTCGTCGGCGCGAAATTCGGCCTGCCCTATGCCGAGCCGCTGACCTACCTGCTGCTGCGCTTCCTGCTGGCGGCGGCGCTGCTGGTGCCGATTGCCCTGATGCTGAAGATCAGCTGGCCGAAACCGCATGAGATCAAGCATGTAGCCCTAGTCGGGCTGCTGGTGCAGGGCGTCTATCTGGGCGGCGTGTTCATCGCCATCCATCATGGCGTGCAGGCCGGCGTCGCGGCGCTGATCGTCAGCGCGCAGCCGATTCTGACGGCCGCCCTGGCCGGCCCGATGCTGGGCGAGAAGGTCACCCGCCGGCAATGGCTGGGCCTGTTGTTCGGCCTGGCCGGTGTCGCCGCCGTGATCGTGGAGAAGATCGACACCGCCAGCGCCAGCGCCGCCTGGGCAACGCTCTATACGGTCGCCAGCCTGCTCGGCATCACGCTGGGCACGCTGTACCAGAAGAAATACTGCCACGGGGTCGATGTGGTGGGCGGCAATTGCGTGCAGTTCATCACCGTCATCTTCGCCTTCGGGCTGTGTGCGCTGCTGTTCGAGACGAATGTGGTGCACTGGACCGGCGAGTTCGTCTTCGCCCTGGTCTGGCAGTCGGTCATCCTGTCCATCGGTGCCACCACCCTGCTCTATGTGCTCATCAAGCGCGGGGCGGCCTCGCAGGTCGCCAGCCTGTTCTACCTGGTGCCGCCCTTCACCGCGATCCTGGCCTGGCTGATGTTCGGCGAGACCTTCGGCATCTCCGCCATCATCGGCATGGTGCTGGTTGCCGTCGGCATTATCCTGATCCGCACCAATGGCAGCGGCAGGAGGCGCCCGGCATGAGCGACGTGCAGCAGCCCGGCGACCAACCGCGGCAGCCCTCCTCCCCGGAGACCCGCAAGCGCGCCTTCAAGCTGCTGTTCTTCAGCCTGACCTGCCTTGGCATGGGCCAGTCGCTGATGTTCGCCAACCTGCCGCCGATTGCCCGCGAGCTTGGATTCTCCGAGTTCCATGTCGGCGCGATCTTCATGGTCTCCGCCATCTTCTGGGTGTTCTGCGCGCCGATGCTGGGCCGCCGCAGCGACATCTGGGGCCGCCGTCCGGTCATTCTGGTCGGGCTGGTCGCCTATGCCGTCTCGACAGCCGCCTTCGGCTTCATCATCCAGATGGCGCTGTGGGGCTGGCTGACCGTCATTCCCGCCGTCGTGCTGCTGGTGCTGGCGCGCATTCTCTATGGCGCGCTGGGGGCCGGCACTATCGCCGCCGGCCAGGCCTACGTCGCCGACCGTACCAGCCGGGCGGAGCGCGTGCGCGCCGTCGCCGGCATGAATGCCGGCTTCAGCCTGGGCGTCACAATCGGCCCCGGCGTGGGGGCGGCGCTGGTGGTGTTCGGCCTGCTGATGCCGTTCTACGGCATCGCCCTGCTGGCGCTGGTCAGCGCCGTATCGCTCTATCTGATGCTGCCCGAGCAGACCCCGCCCAAGGGCCAGACGATGCGGCCCCGGCTCAGCCCGTTCGACCGGCGTGTGTGGCCCTTTCTGCTGGCCAGCATCATGATCACCACGGTGCAGGCGCTGACGATCCAGACCGCCGCCTTCTATTTCATGGATGTGCTGGGGCTGGCCGCCGCCGAGACGGTGCAGTATGTCGGCGTCGGGCTGATGGCATCCGCCATGGCCGCCGTGCTGGCGCAGCTTGCCATCATCCCGCGCCTGAACCCCTCGGCGCAGTTCCTGATGCGCATCGGCTGCGTCATTGGCATCGCCGCCTACACCATCTTCCTGCTGGCCGACAGCTATGGCCCGCTGGTGTTCGCGCTGGTCGTCTCCGGCCTCGCCTTCGGCCTCGCCCGCCCCGGCATCGCCGCCGCCGCCTCGCTGTCGGTCAGGCAGGACGAGCAGGGATCGGTGGCCGGTCTGGTCGGCGCGACGGGGGCGGCCGGGCATGTGATCTCGCCAATCTTCGCCATGCCGCTCTACAAGCTGGACCCCAGCCTGCCCTACCTCGCAGGCGTGATCCTGTTCGTGATGTTCGGCCTGATGGTCATGCTGAACGGTACCATCCGGCGCGCCGGCCGCAGCCTCGCCGAGGAGGGCCAGGGCGGCCCCGACAGCCCGACCAGCCTGTAGCAGGAAAGAAGTGCCCCGGCACTTAACGAGCGTATCTCAGTTTGAATTCCGGCTTCCCGAATGGAATGCGGTCCGCCCGGAAGCGAGCTGCCAACAACCACTTCGCGCCCTCATTTCGGCCGCTCGATTGACCCTTGAGACTTCCCGTAAGCCGACATTACTTATGAGGTAGCCAAGCGTCAGCCGATTACTTCGGCGTGTATATTCGAATCCCACGCGGTCCGCCAAATGCCGCCAACTGCCCTCTATAGCGCGATATTGCCGTCGGTCACCGTACTTGCACCAAGCGCCCCTGAGAACCGCCGATTCGACGCTATGGTCCGACTATCTGTGCTCAGCACCATCGACCGGCGCAGCGTTATTGTGGCCACCATGGCTTCTTTTGGTCATTCGCGTCCGGCTCACGCGCAGGCAGTGTCAAGCCCAAGGCGGAGGTAGCTCTAGGCCGCCGGCCTCGCACCGCGTCGCCGTCCGCCTTCCTCGCACGATGAGACGATTCTAGTCGCCTAGGCCAGCCTTTTGGACGGATGTGCAACAATCCAGGACCACCGAATATTTAATGTCCCTGACCGTGAGCATTCCTTCGGATCATGCCACATCCAAGGGCGGAGCCTGGAACTCGTTGGGTGATTGTGCCGATCGGCGGAGACTATTTGTCATGTCGGCCGGTTGCTTCGAACGCCGCGATCAAGGCGTCGATCACCGCCTGAAGTCTGGGCTCCATATCCAGCCCGGCCACGACAGCCTGCTCCACATGAGCGGGATGGACGAACACGGTGACCGCGTCGCGCACCACACCCGCAGAGGTGTCGAGGTCACGGATGCGGAACTCACCCCCCGCGATCCCGTCCTCCAACACCTGGCGGACGAGCCCGGTCATGCGTCGCGCATAGTCGGTGACAAGGTCCGGGCGTTCGGCCACGATCCGGCGGTAGAGGCCGTGGATCTCCGGGTCCTCGCCGAGTTTGGCGCGTTTGCTGCGGTGGAGCGCCAGGACGAGGCCGCGCAGCCGCTCTGCCGCAGGACCCTCGGCCTTCGCGAAGCGCGCCGCCAGTTCGGCTTCCTCGGCCATCGTCCGCGCAGCAAGGGCGTCGAAGATATCCGCCTTCGACCGGAAGTGCCGGTAGATCGCCGAATGCGACAGGCCCATGGCCTTGGCGATATCGACCACGTTGGTCTTGGCCTCACCAAAGCGACGGACCTGCTCGGCAGCCGTGTCGAGAATGCGGTCGCGATGATCGGGCGCGTCGGTTGTCATGCGCAGCTTCTACCGGACAGATGGAAGTATTGCAACAAGTAACATATTACATAATATGTATTGTGTAATATGGTTTCGTGTGACACGTTGGGACAAACCCCACCTTAGGAGAGTCCCATGAGCCACTATCCTCACCAAAGTCCGGCCCGCTTGGCCCTCGTCACTGGAGGCTCTGGTTTCGTCGGCGGACATCTCATCCGCCGCCTGCTTGCCGATGGCTGGCGCGTCCGCGCGCTTGGGCGCAGCGTCGAAGCGCTGGCGGGCGTTCAGGTGCTCGACGCCGAACCGGTCGCGGGCGACCTTTCGGACCGTGCCGCGCTGACCCGTGCGATGGAGGGTGTCGAGGTCGTGTTCCACGTCGCGGCGCATTTCAAGCTTTGGGGGCCGATGTCCCTGTTCCGCCGGATCAATGTCGAAGGCACCCGCAATGTTGTCGAGGCTGCCGATCGGGCCGGCGTGCGCCGCGTCGTCTATGTCAGCGCCGCCGCCGTCGTCATGGGCCGCCCCGAACCGATGCGTGGCGTGACCGAGGACATGCCCCTGCACAAGATGCCGTTTGCCCCTTACTCCACATCCAAGGCCGAAGCGGAGGAAGTGCTACTCGCTGCGAACGGCCGCCGCGCGGGCTTCTCCATCGTGGCCATCCGCCCGCCTTTCATCTGGGGCCCGGATATGCCGGCGCTCGACCACATGGTCGAGACCGTACGCGCCGGGCATTTCCAATGGGTCGCGGGCGGCGGACAGGCGCTTTCCACCTGCCATGTCGAGAACCTTTGCCACGCGCTGATCCTCGCCGCCGATCACGGATCAGGCGGGCAAGCTTGGTTCGTGAGCGACGGCGAGGACACGACTCTGAAGTCCTTCCTGACGCGCCTGCTCGGCAGCCGCGGCGTGACGCCCAAGGATCGCTCTGTGTCCTTCGGTGTCGCCTGGACGATGGCCGGCTTGATGGACACAGTCTGGCGGATATTCCGCCGCAAGGGCGAGCCGCCGATCACCCGGCAGATGCTGCGGCTGATCGGCAAGGATTTCACCATCGACATTCGCCGTGCGCGCAATGACCTCGGCTACGCTCCAGTGACTTCGCCGGCCGATGGCATGCGCCGCATGCGGGCCGGCGAGGCAACTCCGGCTTACACGGCCGTCGATGGCCATCTATGACGTCTCGCGGCCCCGTCATGAGGCTTGCGGCAACCCTTGCGGGCGCCGACGGTGCAACCTTCTTCCGGGCGTGGCTGTCGCGCCCATTCGCTATTGCCGCCCGTCCGCTTCCGGCCCCCCAAGGCTGCGCGCGCTGGTCGATCACCTGCAGCGCTTCCGGTGGAAGGGCGGTCAGTCGCGTAAACGCAAGACGCCTCGCGGGAGTGGCGGATATCGCTTGGGTGCCATTGAGAATCTTTATTTCTATAATTCTGGAAATACCGTTGACGGCAAGACTGCCGGCGCGCATAGTGTCCCTATGACCGATGACCTTGAAACCGCCGCCGCCCGGCTTGAGGCGCTTGGAAACCCGTCCCGCCTGCGGATCTTCCGCACGCTGGTGCGGGCTGGCGACCCCGGCCTTTCGGTTGGCCAGATACAGGAGAAGCTGGGCCTGCCGGCCTCCACCCTGTCGCATCATCTGCACCGGCTGCTGATCGCCGGGCTGGTGACGCAGGAGCGGGCGGGGACCACGCTGATCTGCCGCGCCGATTTCACCGTCATGCAGGGGTTGATCGGCTATCTCGCCGACGAGTGCTGCAAGGATGTCGGCATCACCTGCGGGAAGGAGGATGCGGCATGATGCAGCGTTCTCGTTCGGCTCATTATTTCGATAATTCCGGAAATATAGTGAAATTTCCGGCCCGACCTGCCGTAGGCAAGCCTTTAGCTGTTCTCCTGTCCTGGCAGGAACCGCTGTGCCTGGCCTCGTTGCCTGCCCTCTGGCGGCACTGGCGGCGGGAGCGCCGCGACTGGCAAGCGCTGCGACAGATGGATGCGGCCGCGCTGGCGGATATCGGCCTGTCGCCTCTGTTGCTGCGTGAGGCCGGACCGCCTTCGCTTGTCCGGTTGCTCGCAACCTATCTGCGGCAACGCCGCCCGTTGATTTTCCGCTCGGAAAGGAGCCGTCATGTCTGTTGCTGAAGCCCTCCGCGCTGCCCGGCTGCCGAAGCCGGACGGGGCGGTGGTTGCCTTAACCGTCACCCTGCTGGCGCTAGCCCTGTTCGCGAATGAACAGCTTGCCGCCAGCATCGACTTCACCCTGAGTTCCCTTCTCGGCGTCTTGCCCTTCCTGCTGGTCTCGGTGGCGCTGGCCGCCGGTGCCAAGGCCAGCGGGGCGGATGCGCTGATCGCCCGTGCCTTTGTCGGGCGCGAAGTGCAGATGGTCGCTTTTGCCGCACTGATCGGCGCGCTGTCGCCCTTCTGCTCCTGCGGCGTCATCCCGGTCATCGCGGCATTGCTGTCGATGGGCGTGCCGCTGGCGCCGGTGATGGCGTTCTGGCTGGCCTCGCCGATCATGGACCCGACCATGTTCGTGCTGACCCTGGGCACGCTGGGTCTCGATTTCGCACTAGCCAAGACGGCGGCGGCCATCGGCGTCGGCCTGCTGGGCGGCTATGGCACCTATGCGCTGACCCGGGCCGGCGCGCTGGCCGATCCACTGCGTGAAGGCATCGGCAATGGCGGCTGCGGCGCGGCGTCGATCCGCAGCCACAAACCGGTGGTCTGGCGCTTCTGGAAAGACGACGCAAGGCTGGCCAAATTCAGCCGCGCTTCCTTCGACACGCTGCTGTTCCTCGGCAAGTGGTTGGCGCTCGCCTTCCTGCTGGAATCCCTGATGCTGGCCTATGTCCCGGCGGAGGCGGTGCGCGGCCTGGTCGGCGATGGCGGATTCCTGTCGATCCTGGTGGCGACGCTTGTGGGCGTGCCGGCCTACCTCAACGGCTATGCCGCGCTGCCGCTGGTCGGCGGCTTCATCCAGCAGGGCATGGCGCCGGGTGCTGGCATGGCCTTCCTGGTTGCTGGCGGCATCACCTCCATCCCGGCGGCGATTGCGGTATGGGCGCTGGCGAAGAAGCAGGTCTTCGCGCTCTATATCCTGTTTGCGCTCGCCGGCTCGCTGCTCAGCGGCGTGCTGTTCCAGCTCGCAGTGCGAGCGTGACGCTGATCGTGACCGTCCAGTTGCAGGACCGGGCCGCCGATCATGGCGCGCTCGGCCTGCTGGTTCCTTGCGGAATCTCGACGAATCGCCAGCGCCTCCTTTCTTTCGAGCCGCCGCAGGGCAGCAGGATTCGCCTGCTGCCCGACAGGGACAGCGACCAGATGGTGGCATTTGTGGAAGCACCGTCAGCAGACAGGCTGACCCTGCGCTACGGTTTCGCGGCGGAGACTGGCGGCCTGTCGGAACAGGCTTTTCTTTCCACCGAGAACCGATGGAGCCGGGCGGCGCGTGCGCTGGCGGCGGAGGCCGAGACTATTGCCCTTGCGGCCGGCTACGGGCGCGCCGGCATCCAGGCCCTCGTCGAGGCCACGGCCGCGAAGTTCCGCTATGGCCATCCGGCGGAGAAATACTATGACGGTCAGGATGCCATACCGCATCTCGGCTGCGGCCTGACCGAAGGCAGCTGCGTCGATATCAATGCCTATCTGATGGCCGCGCTGCGCAGCGCTGGTTACGAGGCCGCCTATATCGCCGGCTATTTCTTTCCCCGGGAACGGGACGGCCTCACCAACGACATGCATTGCTGGGTCGCAACCCGCCATGAGGGCGAGATACTGGAATGGGATATCGCCCATCACATGAAGATAGGCGAGGCACGCATCGCCGCCGCCTATAATCCCAAACCGGGCGAGCGTTGGGCTGTCGGGTACGGGCTTGGCCACCGCTTCCAGCTCGATGACAGGGAAGTCGAGATGAAGCTGCTAGCTGAACCGATGTGGCTGCTGCCCGATGGCCATCTGGCGGATGCGATGCTGGAAATCCGCGTTTCATGACAGCGGGCAGCGGCCATTCCTCTCGCTGTTTCCGATCAGGGCGGAGGGGCTGCTAGCAACAAAAAGAACGGGCGCCCGAAGGCGCCCGTAGAGTTTTGCTCCCGTCTGCGGGGGCCGTCAGGCCTTATACTCCTTAGACTTGAAGGTCAGATGCGCAACCGATTTCGGGGCGTCGGAAATCTTGCGGATATTGCCCCAGGTCTGCTTGTAGTTCGGGATCACAAACTCGTTCACCCCCGCATTCACCACATTTCCCTGCACGCCGGAGGGATAGGCGAACAGCATGAAGGTGTGGCCCGGCTTCGCTTCCGGTGTCGGATAGGCCATTGCCTGGGTGGAGCCGGAGTCATTGTACACCTCCACCAGATCGCCTTCCTTCACGCCCAGCTTCGCCATGTCGGCCGGGTTCATCTCGATGAAGGGGAAGGGCCAGCGGTCCATCACCAGCTCGTTCTGGACGTCCAGATAGGCGGACTGCCAGACGATGTTGGCGCGGCCATTGTTGATGAGGAAGGGATAGGCATCCTTCTGAGCCTGTTTGCCCTCGGCCTGCAAGCCACGCCATTTGGTTTCCATGAACTGCGCCTTGCCGTCGGGCCGGGAAAACTTGCCGTCGGCATAGAGGCGTTTGGTGCCGACGATCCGGCCATCCTTGAAATCCACCGCCGGCTCCTGAAAGCCGTTGGTGCCCATGGCGCGCAGCCTTTCGTAGGTGACGTGCTTCCCGCCATGCGCGGTGGCGTGGTAGCCGTCCATGAAGGCGTCCTCCTCGGTCTTCCAGTCGAAGCCCTTGAACTGCTTGGCATAGTCGGCCATGCCGCTGGCGGCCAGAACGCGCTCCATATGGTTGGCCAGTCGGGCGGCGATCAGGCAGTCCGGCATCGCCTCGCCCGGCGGGTCCATGTAGCGCTCGGTCAGCCGCATGCGCCGCTCGCCATTCATCGAGGTAAGGTTCATCTCGCCCGAGGTCGCGGCCGGCAGCATTACATGGCAGGCTTGGCCGATCTGCGTCGGCACGATATCGACATCGACGGCGAACAGCCCGCCCTGGCGGATGGCGCCCATGATCGCTTCCACCATCGCCTCGCGGTCGCCATAGGGCACCGCGTTCATCGCATCCTTCACCATGTCGGTGCGGCGCTTGTAGACCCGCTTGAACTCGTGCGCGTTCAGCGTGGTCTTGTAATGGTCGCAGCCCCAGATGTGATGGACGCCGCCTTTGCCTTCGATCAGCAGCCGGTCGACATAGGCGGCTGGGCGGCCGACATGACCATCGGCAGGCCGGGCATAGCCTTCCTGATGCCCGCCCATGCGCACGCAGCCGCCGCCGGGACGGCCGATATTGCCGGTCGCCAGAGCAAGGTTCGCCAGCGCGCCGTTGGTGCGGTAATTGTCGTTGCCCCAGATCAGCCCCTTCTCGTAGGCGAACATGGCGCGCCGGCGCTTGCCTTCCTTCGGTTCGGCGATCCAGCGTGCCGATTGCCGGATCTGCTCGACGCTGAGGCCGGTGATCCGCGCTGCTTCCTCCAGGCTGGTCCTGTTCGCCGCAAGCGCCTTGTCCCAGTCGATGGTCGAGGCGGCGATGAAGTCGCGGTCGATCCAGCCCTGCTCGGCGATATAAGTCAGCCACGCGTTGAACAGCACCAGATCGGTGCCGGACTCGATGGCGAGGTGCATGACATTGTCCTTGCCGGCCTCGACCTCGCAGGCATTCACCGTCACGGTGCGGCGCGGATCGACGATGATCGCGCGCGCGGCGGCATGGGCTTCGCCCGGCAGCTGCTCGCGCTTCTTGCCGAGCGAGGAGCCGCGCAGGTTTGGCACCCAGTGATTGAGGAAGTAGTTGGTCTGGGTTTCCAGCGCATTGGTGCCGACAGCGACGATGGTGTCCGCTAGCTCCGCATCCTCATAGCAATTGTTCAGCTCGCCGACGCCCATGTCGCGGGTGGCATGGACCTCGGAGTTATAGGCCGGGCGATTATGGATGCGGATGTTCTTCACCTTCATCGCGCCGAAATACAGCTTGCCGGTGCCCCAGGTATTCTCGTAGCCGCCGCCG
Protein-coding regions in this window:
- a CDS encoding pyridoxal-phosphate dependent enzyme; protein product: MPAPQSVLALIGNTPMVEVTRLDTGPCRLFLKLESQNPGGSIKDRIGLSMIEAAEREGKIAPGKTTLIEATAGNTGLGLALVAAQKGYKLLLIIPDKMSQEKINHLRALGAEIVMTRSDVGRGHPAYYQDMAERLEKEIPGGFWVNQFANPANPLAHETGTGPEIWAQMDGDMDAMVCGVGSGGTLSGLGRYFKKTAPHVEMVLADPKGSILAEASRSGHIGEAGSWLVEGIGEDFIPPNCDLDLVGSAITIDDREAFATVRELLMKEGILAGTSSGTLIAAALRYCRAQTTPKRVVTFVCDSGNKYLSKAYNDFWLQDQGLTAREKTGDLRDLIARQAVRGEVISVEPGDTLLTAYGRMRLYDISQLPVLADGRLAGILDESDLLLATHDNPDGFRRPVSGAMTSRLETVAPTAKIADLMPIFRKDHVAIVVEGEKFLGLITKVDLINHLRQSVA
- a CDS encoding trans-sulfuration enzyme family protein, with product MTQNKTNRAGFGTRAIHAGQEPDPTTGAIMVPIYATSTYVQQSPGVHKGYEYSRSQNPTRMALEACVADLENGEAGFAFASGLAAMGTVLELLDSGSHVIAMDDLYGGSYRLFENVRKRSAGLEFSFVDLSDPAALEAAIRPNTKMVWVESPTNPMLRLADFQAIATMAKKHGLIAVADNTFASPYVQKPLDHGFDIVIHSMTKYLNGHSDMVGGVAVVREGSPHRQPLAYLQNAIGSVAGPFDSFLALRGLKTLHLRMERHCANALAIAQWLEAHPKIEKVVYPGLASHPQHELAKRQMIGGFGGIVTAVIKGGLDESRRFLERTKLFALAESLGGVESLIEHPAIMTHASIPPDIRAELGISDGLVRLSVGVEDLTDLLADLENALA
- a CDS encoding DMT family transporter; protein product: MPPSSTSRTQAVWVALSPLLFTFLWSTGFVGAKFGLPYAEPLTYLLLRFLLAAALLVPIALMLKISWPKPHEIKHVALVGLLVQGVYLGGVFIAIHHGVQAGVAALIVSAQPILTAALAGPMLGEKVTRRQWLGLLFGLAGVAAVIVEKIDTASASAAWATLYTVASLLGITLGTLYQKKYCHGVDVVGGNCVQFITVIFAFGLCALLFETNVVHWTGEFVFALVWQSVILSIGATTLLYVLIKRGAASQVASLFYLVPPFTAILAWLMFGETFGISAIIGMVLVAVGIILIRTNGSGRRRPA
- a CDS encoding MFS transporter, producing MSDVQQPGDQPRQPSSPETRKRAFKLLFFSLTCLGMGQSLMFANLPPIARELGFSEFHVGAIFMVSAIFWVFCAPMLGRRSDIWGRRPVILVGLVAYAVSTAAFGFIIQMALWGWLTVIPAVVLLVLARILYGALGAGTIAAGQAYVADRTSRAERVRAVAGMNAGFSLGVTIGPGVGAALVVFGLLMPFYGIALLALVSAVSLYLMLPEQTPPKGQTMRPRLSPFDRRVWPFLLASIMITTVQALTIQTAAFYFMDVLGLAAAETVQYVGVGLMASAMAAVLAQLAIIPRLNPSAQFLMRIGCVIGIAAYTIFLLADSYGPLVFALVVSGLAFGLARPGIAAAASLSVRQDEQGSVAGLVGATGAAGHVISPIFAMPLYKLDPSLPYLAGVILFVMFGLMVMLNGTIRRAGRSLAEEGQGGPDSPTSL
- a CDS encoding TetR family transcriptional regulator produces the protein MTTDAPDHRDRILDTAAEQVRRFGEAKTNVVDIAKAMGLSHSAIYRHFRSKADIFDALAARTMAEEAELAARFAKAEGPAAERLRGLVLALHRSKRAKLGEDPEIHGLYRRIVAERPDLVTDYARRMTGLVRQVLEDGIAGGEFRIRDLDTSAGVVRDAVTVFVHPAHVEQAVVAGLDMEPRLQAVIDALIAAFEATGRHDK
- a CDS encoding NAD-dependent epimerase/dehydratase family protein encodes the protein MSHYPHQSPARLALVTGGSGFVGGHLIRRLLADGWRVRALGRSVEALAGVQVLDAEPVAGDLSDRAALTRAMEGVEVVFHVAAHFKLWGPMSLFRRINVEGTRNVVEAADRAGVRRVVYVSAAAVVMGRPEPMRGVTEDMPLHKMPFAPYSTSKAEAEEVLLAANGRRAGFSIVAIRPPFIWGPDMPALDHMVETVRAGHFQWVAGGGQALSTCHVENLCHALILAADHGSGGQAWFVSDGEDTTLKSFLTRLLGSRGVTPKDRSVSFGVAWTMAGLMDTVWRIFRRKGEPPITRQMLRLIGKDFTIDIRRARNDLGYAPVTSPADGMRRMRAGEATPAYTAVDGHL
- a CDS encoding ArsR/SmtB family transcription factor encodes the protein MTDDLETAAARLEALGNPSRLRIFRTLVRAGDPGLSVGQIQEKLGLPASTLSHHLHRLLIAGLVTQERAGTTLICRADFTVMQGLIGYLADECCKDVGITCGKEDAA
- a CDS encoding DUF1127 domain-containing protein — encoded protein: MMQRSRSAHYFDNSGNIVKFPARPAVGKPLAVLLSWQEPLCLASLPALWRHWRRERRDWQALRQMDAAALADIGLSPLLLREAGPPSLVRLLATYLRQRRPLIFRSERSRHVCC
- a CDS encoding permease, which translates into the protein MSVAEALRAARLPKPDGAVVALTVTLLALALFANEQLAASIDFTLSSLLGVLPFLLVSVALAAGAKASGADALIARAFVGREVQMVAFAALIGALSPFCSCGVIPVIAALLSMGVPLAPVMAFWLASPIMDPTMFVLTLGTLGLDFALAKTAAAIGVGLLGGYGTYALTRAGALADPLREGIGNGGCGAASIRSHKPVVWRFWKDDARLAKFSRASFDTLLFLGKWLALAFLLESLMLAYVPAEAVRGLVGDGGFLSILVATLVGVPAYLNGYAALPLVGGFIQQGMAPGAGMAFLVAGGITSIPAAIAVWALAKKQVFALYILFALAGSLLSGVLFQLAVRA
- a CDS encoding transglutaminase domain-containing protein, translated to MTLIVTVQLQDRAADHGALGLLVPCGISTNRQRLLSFEPPQGSRIRLLPDRDSDQMVAFVEAPSADRLTLRYGFAAETGGLSEQAFLSTENRWSRAARALAAEAETIALAAGYGRAGIQALVEATAAKFRYGHPAEKYYDGQDAIPHLGCGLTEGSCVDINAYLMAALRSAGYEAAYIAGYFFPRERDGLTNDMHCWVATRHEGEILEWDIAHHMKIGEARIAAAYNPKPGERWAVGYGLGHRFQLDDREVEMKLLAEPMWLLPDGHLADAMLEIRVS